A stretch of Eschrichtius robustus isolate mEscRob2 chromosome 6, mEscRob2.pri, whole genome shotgun sequence DNA encodes these proteins:
- the POLR2H gene encoding DNA-directed RNA polymerases I, II, and III subunit RPABC3 isoform X1: MAGILFEDIFDVKDIDPEGKKFDRVSRLHCESESFKMDLILDVNIQIYPVDLGDKFRLVIASTLYEDGTLDDGEYNPTDDRPSRADQFEYVMYGKVYRIEGDETSTEAATRLSAYVSYGGLLMRLQGDANNLHGFEVDSRVYLLMKKLAF; encoded by the exons ATGGCGGGCATCCTGTTTGAGGATATTTTTGATGTAAAAGACATTGACCCGGAGGGCAAAAAGTTTGACCGAG TGTCTCGACTGCATTGTGAGAGTGAATCTTTCAAGATGGACCTCATATTAGATGTAAACATTCAGATTTACCCTGTAGACTTGG GTGACAAGTTCCGGTTGGTCATAGCCAGTACTTTGTATGAAGATGGTACTCTGGATGATGGTGAATACAACCCTACAGATGATAGGCCTTCCAG GGCTGACCAATTTGAGTATGTAATGTATGGGAAAGTGTACAGGATTGAGGGAGATGAAACTTCTACTGAAGCAGCAACACGCCT CTCTGCCTACGTGTCCTATGGGGGCCTGCTCATGAGGCTGCAGGGTGATGCCAACAATCTGCATGGATTTGAAGTGGATTCCCGAGTTTATCTGCTGATGAAGAAACTGGCCTTCTGA
- the POLR2H gene encoding DNA-directed RNA polymerases I, II, and III subunit RPABC3 isoform X2, with product MNNLPQIRLFLNHLVSRLHCESESFKMDLILDVNIQIYPVDLGDKFRLVIASTLYEDGTLDDGEYNPTDDRPSRADQFEYVMYGKVYRIEGDETSTEAATRLSAYVSYGGLLMRLQGDANNLHGFEVDSRVYLLMKKLAF from the exons ATGaataacttgccccaaatcaggTTGTTTCTTAATCACCTAG TGTCTCGACTGCATTGTGAGAGTGAATCTTTCAAGATGGACCTCATATTAGATGTAAACATTCAGATTTACCCTGTAGACTTGG GTGACAAGTTCCGGTTGGTCATAGCCAGTACTTTGTATGAAGATGGTACTCTGGATGATGGTGAATACAACCCTACAGATGATAGGCCTTCCAG GGCTGACCAATTTGAGTATGTAATGTATGGGAAAGTGTACAGGATTGAGGGAGATGAAACTTCTACTGAAGCAGCAACACGCCT CTCTGCCTACGTGTCCTATGGGGGCCTGCTCATGAGGCTGCAGGGTGATGCCAACAATCTGCATGGATTTGAAGTGGATTCCCGAGTTTATCTGCTGATGAAGAAACTGGCCTTCTGA
- the THPO gene encoding thrombopoietin isoform X1: MPQRHLFSYPSAPQSAACSAPGSWSPSPPELLLVVMLLLTARLTLSSPAPPACDPRLLNKLLRDSHVLHSRLSQCPDVNPLSTPVRLPAVDFSLGEWKTQTEQTKAQDVLGAATLLLEAVMAARGQLGPTCLSSLLVQLSGQARLLLGALQGLLGTQLSAQGRTTAHKDPSAIFLSFQRLLRGKVRFLLLVVGPTLCAKRAPPTTAVPGNTSPFLTLNKLPNRTSGLLETNSSVSARTTGSGLLNRLQGFRAKIPGLLNQTSRSLDQIPGHLNRTHGPLSGIHGLFPGPTRRALRAPDIPPETSDMDSLPPYLQPVESPSPAHPPPGQYTLFSPSPTLPIPTVQLQPLLPDPSAITPNSTSRVLVAAHPHFRNLSQEE; the protein is encoded by the exons AATTGCTCCTCGTGGTCATGCTTCTCCTAACTGCAAGACTAACTCTGTCCAGCCCGGCTCCTCCTGCCTGTGACCCCCGACTCCTAAATAAACTGCTTCGTGACTCCCATGTCCTTCACAGCAGACTG AGCCAGTGCCCAGACGTTAACCCTTTGTCCACACCCGTCCGGCTGCCTGCTGTGGACTTCAGCTTGGGAGAATGGAAAACCCAGACA GAGCAGACCAAGGCACAGGACGTTCTGGGAGCCGCGACCCTTCTGCTGGAGGCAGTGATGGCAGCGCGGGGACAACTGGGACCCACTTGCCTCTCATCCCTACTGGTGCAGCTTTCTGGACAGGCCCGCCTCCTCCTTGGGGCCCTGCAGGGCCTCCTAGGAACCCAG CTTTCTGCACAGGGCAGGACCACAGCTCACAAGGATCCCAGTGCCATCTTCCTGAGCTTCCAACGACTGCTCCGAGGAAAGGTGCGTTTCCTGCTGCTTGTAGTGGGACCCACCCTCTGTGCCAAGCGGGCCCCACCTACCACAGCTGTCCCGGGGAACACCTCTCCATTCCTCACACTGAACAAGCTCCCAAACAGGACTTCTGGATTGTTGGAGACAAACTCCAGTGTCTCAGCCAGAACTACTGGCTCTGGACTTCTGAACAGGCTGCAGGGATTCAGAGCCAAGATTCCTGGTCTGCTGAACCAAACCTCCAGGTCCCTAGACCAAATCCCTGGACACCTGAACAGGACACATGGACCCCTGAGTGGAATTCACGGACTCTTTCCTGGACCCACACGCAGGGCCCTAAGAGCCCCGGATATTCCTCCGGAAACTTCAGACATGGACTCCCTGCCACCCTACCTCCAGCCTGTAGAGTCTCCTTCCCCAGCCCATCCTCCTCCTGGACAGTACACACTCTTCTCTCCTTCACCAACCTTGCCCATCCCCACGGTCCAGCTCCAACCCCTGCTTCCTGACCCCTCTGCTATCACACCCAACTCTACCAGTCGTGTTCTAGTTGCAGCCCACCCTCACTTCCGGAATCTGTCTCAGGAAGAGTAA
- the THPO gene encoding thrombopoietin isoform X2 translates to MPQRHLFSYPSAPQSAACSAPGSWSPSPPELLLVVMLLLTARLTLSSPAPPACDPRLLNKLLRDSHVLHSRLSQCPDVNPLSTPVRLPAVDFSLGEWKTQTEQTKAQDVLGAATLLLEAVMAARGQLGPTCLSSLLVQLSGQARLLLGALQGLLGTQLSAQGRTTAHKDPSAIFLSFQRLLRGKDFWIVGDKLQCLSQNYWLWTSEQAAGIQSQDSWSAEPNLQVPRPNPWTPEQDTWTPEWNSRTLSWTHTQGPKSPGYSSGNFRHGLPATLPPACRVSFPSPSSSWTVHTLLSFTNLAHPHGPAPTPAS, encoded by the exons AATTGCTCCTCGTGGTCATGCTTCTCCTAACTGCAAGACTAACTCTGTCCAGCCCGGCTCCTCCTGCCTGTGACCCCCGACTCCTAAATAAACTGCTTCGTGACTCCCATGTCCTTCACAGCAGACTG AGCCAGTGCCCAGACGTTAACCCTTTGTCCACACCCGTCCGGCTGCCTGCTGTGGACTTCAGCTTGGGAGAATGGAAAACCCAGACA GAGCAGACCAAGGCACAGGACGTTCTGGGAGCCGCGACCCTTCTGCTGGAGGCAGTGATGGCAGCGCGGGGACAACTGGGACCCACTTGCCTCTCATCCCTACTGGTGCAGCTTTCTGGACAGGCCCGCCTCCTCCTTGGGGCCCTGCAGGGCCTCCTAGGAACCCAG CTTTCTGCACAGGGCAGGACCACAGCTCACAAGGATCCCAGTGCCATCTTCCTGAGCTTCCAACGACTGCTCCGAGGAAAG GACTTCTGGATTGTTGGAGACAAACTCCAGTGTCTCAGCCAGAACTACTGGCTCTGGACTTCTGAACAGGCTGCAGGGATTCAGAGCCAAGATTCCTGGTCTGCTGAACCAAACCTCCAGGTCCCTAGACCAAATCCCTGGACACCTGAACAGGACACATGGACCCCTGAGTGGAATTCACGGACTCTTTCCTGGACCCACACGCAGGGCCCTAAGAGCCCCGGATATTCCTCCGGAAACTTCAGACATGGACTCCCTGCCACCCTACCTCCAGCCTGTAGAGTCTCCTTCCCCAGCCCATCCTCCTCCTGGACAGTACACACTCTTCTCTCCTTCACCAACCTTGCCCATCCCCACGGTCCAGCTCCAACCCCTGCTTCCTGA
- the THPO gene encoding thrombopoietin isoform X3, which translates to MENPDRADQGTGRSGSRDPSAGGSDGSAGTTGTHLPLIPTGAAFWTGPPPPWGPAGPPRNPAFCTGQDHSSQGSQCHLPELPTTAPRKGAFPAACSGTHPLCQAGPTYHSCPGEHLSIPHTEQAPKQDFWIVGDKLQCLSQNYWLWTSEQAAGIQSQDSWSAEPNLQVPRPNPWTPEQDTWTPEWNSRTLSWTHTQGPKSPGYSSGNFRHGLPATLPPACRVSFPSPSSSWTVHTLLSFTNLAHPHGPAPTPAS; encoded by the exons ATGGAAAACCCAGACA GAGCAGACCAAGGCACAGGACGTTCTGGGAGCCGCGACCCTTCTGCTGGAGGCAGTGATGGCAGCGCGGGGACAACTGGGACCCACTTGCCTCTCATCCCTACTGGTGCAGCTTTCTGGACAGGCCCGCCTCCTCCTTGGGGCCCTGCAGGGCCTCCTAGGAACCCAG CTTTCTGCACAGGGCAGGACCACAGCTCACAAGGATCCCAGTGCCATCTTCCTGAGCTTCCAACGACTGCTCCGAGGAAAGGTGCGTTTCCTGCTGCTTGTAGTGGGACCCACCCTCTGTGCCAAGCGGGCCCCACCTACCACAGCTGTCCCGGGGAACACCTCTCCATTCCTCACACTGAACAAGCTCCCAAACAGGACTTCTGGATTGTTGGAGACAAACTCCAGTGTCTCAGCCAGAACTACTGGCTCTGGACTTCTGAACAGGCTGCAGGGATTCAGAGCCAAGATTCCTGGTCTGCTGAACCAAACCTCCAGGTCCCTAGACCAAATCCCTGGACACCTGAACAGGACACATGGACCCCTGAGTGGAATTCACGGACTCTTTCCTGGACCCACACGCAGGGCCCTAAGAGCCCCGGATATTCCTCCGGAAACTTCAGACATGGACTCCCTGCCACCCTACCTCCAGCCTGTAGAGTCTCCTTCCCCAGCCCATCCTCCTCCTGGACAGTACACACTCTTCTCTCCTTCACCAACCTTGCCCATCCCCACGGTCCAGCTCCAACCCCTGCTTCCTGA